CGGTGGTCAGCCAGAGGCCAAGCGTGAGGCCGAGCAGCAGGCGGCCAGGGTGCGTGTTCATGTAAAGCTTGGCCACGAACCAGTGGCGGAAGCGGACTTGATTGAGAGCGCCGATGCTGCGGTAGGAAGCGTTGAGCAGGACGCCGCTGCGCAGGAGCACGGCGCGGGGCACCAGGTAGAGACGCAGCAGCATGGCCAGGGACAGCAGCGCTTCCCCTTGGCCCAGGAATCCCGGCCAGGGCTGCGGGGAGGTCAGCGGCGCCCCTAAATCCTGCACGCACGGCGGGCCCCGCACGGGCGCCGGGTGCAGCCCACACACCACCAGCTCCAGCACGATCTGCGCCGCCTGCCGCCCGGTCAGCGCCACGCGCCAGTCCCGCAGCCCGTTGTCGGTCATGAACAGCTGCCGGTAGGGGGCCAAGAAGGGAGGGGTCAGGAGCAGGTCAGGCGCAGGTCAGGCGGCGGCCCGCGCCTGCCTGCGCCCTGAGATAAGTGGGGTGTGCCGCCTGGCCAGGAGGGAGGGAGTGCAGGGCGGGAGAGGGATAGGGAGGGAGCGGGACAGGACTTGAGGAAGACATCTTtccactttttcctccttccccaccacccaccccactAGTTTCAGCCCACTTCCAGCCTTTGAACACTGACTGAGCGCCGACTGTGTGCCTGACATTGTTCTATGTGCTAAGGATACACAGTGAACCCAACAGACCCCCCTGCCTCCCTAGAGCTTGCATTCCACATGCCTGGAGCTCGCTCCTACTCCCCTTTCGGTTGACACGCGTAATAACTGTAATAATAATATCAGCAATAACAAAGCcatgggccgggcgcgatggcttacgcctgtaatcccagcactttgggaggctgcggtgggtggatcacttgaggtcaagagtttgagacaagcctggccaacatggtgaaactccatctctactgaaaaatacaaaaataagccgggcatggtggcgcacacctatagtcccagcttctggggagtctgaggtaggagaatcacttgaacccaggaggcagaggttgcagtgagctgaggtcatgccactgcactctagcctgggtgacagagcgagactccatctcaaaataaacaaaacaataacaataacaaaatcagCATGTACTGGGCACCGTGGATACGCCAGGTACTGCTCTATCCCGTTTACATATTGTGACTTAGTAAATGCCCACAACCCAGTGAGATTGATATTATTAttgcccccattttatagatgtggaagctgaggcccaggtcCCTTCCATGGGCAATGGCGCACTGGGCTACAGGCTACTTAGCTACTCTATGATAAGATGATAATGTGCactgtttactgagcacctcttatgtgccaggcactgctcatAGAATTGCCACACATGGCcaataatccccattttacatgcAAAGTTATGATAggagagggggaagaggggaAAGGGAATGGAGCAACAGGATCTGGGGCAATGGGACAATAGGGGATGGGATGTGTCTGGGTGAGACCCAAGGTGGGGTATGGATGGGGAGAGCTCCTGGGTCTGGGGCAAGAGGGAGGTTATTGGCACAGAGATAGGGTGATTAGGAGTGGGCACCCCTGGGAccggaccaggtgcagtggctcaagcccgtaatcctagcactttgggaggacaaggtgggcagactgcttgagctcagtagttggagaccagcctggacaacatagtgaaaccccgtttctactaaaatacaaaaaaattagctgggcgtggtggcatctgcctgtagtcacagctacttgggaggctgaggcatgagaattgtttgaacccaggaggtggaggttgcagtgagcagagatcgtgccactccactctagcctgggcaacagagcaagaccttgtctcaaaaaaaaaaaaaaaaaaaaaaaaaaaaaggagtgggcAGCCCTAGGACCTTAGGTTGCTTGAGGACTGGATTGGGGATGCCATGTCGGAGCACAGAGATCTGGGAAGCTGAGTGCCTGGGAGCAGAGTGGACAGAGGCCTGGGGGCGGAAGCAGGGCTGCAAGGGCACTCTCAGCATCCGTGAGTGTGCAAGGGGGGGCTGGGGACTACAGGGGAAGGCGGAGCTGGTGGGGGAGGCTCTGCCTGTCTGCTCATGGTTCATCCCATCTGGGTAGGTGAGGGTGTGGACGCAGCACCTAGGGCAGAAGAACTTCATTACTCAgatcaggaggaggaggagggtggaaAGTGTGAGCTGACAGGGCGCTGAGGGGGTTGGAGGGAGCAAGGCTTAGGGGCGGGGCCTGCCCTACCTGGACCTCTTTGGCATGAAAGGCCACGATGAGGCAGAGGAGTAAGAAGGTGGAAATGCTGATCGTGCATTTAACCAGGAACAGGTAGAGCGCCCACTGTCAGGGGGGACGGAAAAAGCGGTGTGAGATCCCAGGTCTCCCTCCGCCTGGCCCTCCACCTTTCCTTCAaaaccaccattttttttttttgattcccAATTTTCCTAGCCTCCTTCCCCTGCAAATCAGTCCCTCTTGATGTGTCGGTTCTGGAGAAGTCTCAAAACCATCATCtgggcccagtgcggtggctcacacctgtaatcccaacactctgggaggctgaggcaggtggatcaccgaaggtcgggagtttgagaccccctggccaacatggtgaaacccagtctctactaaaaaaacaaaaaattagctgggtgtgtaatcccagctacttgggaggctgaggaa
The DNA window shown above is from Homo sapiens chromosome 19, GRCh38.p14 Primary Assembly and carries:
- the KCNN4 gene encoding intermediate conductance calcium-activated potassium channel protein 4 isoform X3, whose protein sequence is MGGDLVLGLGALRRRKRLLEQEKSLAGWALVLAGTGIGLMVLHAEMLWFGGCSWALYLFLVKCTISISTFLLLCLIVAFHAKEVQLFMTDNGLRDWRVALTGRQAAQIVLELVVCGLHPAPVRGPPCVQDLGAPLTSPQPWPGFLGQGEALLSLAMLLRLYLVPRAVLLRSGVLLNASYRSIGALNQVRFRHWFVAKLYMNTHPGRLLLGLTLGLWLTTAWVLSVAERFTGHLFGLRTYLWDLPKGLPLPWRKETYFPN